The following are from one region of the bacterium genome:
- a CDS encoding ABC transporter permease, with translation MKLSRNLMLSLDILAAHRLRTFLSVTGIVAGVAAVVVMVSVGRGAEKKILSMIESMGTNLLIVNAGQTKIVAGRQRQVDMVTSLTPADAEAIPAECPSVVRASAVISRRLATRWQTGIVNTTVIGMSADGFAIRKITLAAGRFFDDGEGRARRRVAVLGPTAARNLFGSQDPLGQSFRIGRVPFEVIGLAVPRGMDINGTDLDDAVIVPLETAMLRLYYVPYLESVYVQARDGGPALAAAEREIADLLRARHRLRARPDDFTIQNQATLLTTQRDTTRSLTLLTGSVAAISLLVGGVGILAVMLISVRERRREIGLRRAVGALRTDIRNQFLLESALVACGGGSIGIVLGMIIALIVSLAGLRAVSLSWGAAALGFVFSASVGLIFGIYPAVRAAALEPITALRAE, from the coding sequence ATGAAGCTGTCACGCAACCTGATGCTGTCGCTCGACATCCTGGCCGCGCACCGGCTGCGGACTTTCCTGAGCGTGACCGGCATCGTGGCCGGGGTGGCGGCGGTGGTGGTGATGGTGTCGGTGGGACGGGGGGCGGAGAAAAAGATTCTGTCCATGATCGAGAGCATGGGCACCAACCTGCTGATAGTCAACGCCGGCCAGACCAAGATCGTGGCCGGCCGTCAGCGCCAGGTCGACATGGTGACCTCGCTCACCCCGGCCGATGCCGAGGCCATCCCGGCCGAATGCCCGTCAGTGGTGCGTGCCTCGGCGGTGATCAGCCGGCGGCTGGCCACGCGCTGGCAGACAGGGATCGTCAACACCACGGTGATCGGGATGAGCGCGGATGGGTTCGCGATCCGCAAGATAACTCTCGCCGCCGGACGGTTCTTCGATGACGGTGAGGGACGGGCCAGGCGGCGCGTGGCAGTGCTCGGACCGACCGCGGCGCGTAACCTGTTCGGCTCGCAGGACCCGCTGGGGCAGAGTTTCAGGATCGGCCGCGTGCCGTTCGAGGTGATCGGCCTGGCAGTGCCGCGCGGGATGGACATCAACGGGACGGACCTGGACGATGCGGTGATCGTGCCGCTGGAGACCGCCATGCTGCGGCTCTACTACGTCCCGTATCTTGAAAGCGTGTACGTGCAGGCCCGGGATGGCGGGCCGGCCCTGGCCGCGGCCGAGCGTGAGATCGCCGACTTGTTGCGCGCACGGCACCGTCTGCGCGCCCGGCCGGATGATTTCACGATCCAGAACCAGGCCACGCTACTGACCACCCAGCGTGACACCACCCGCTCGCTGACTCTTCTGACTGGAAGCGTGGCCGCCATTTCGCTGCTGGTAGGCGGGGTGGGGATCCTGGCGGTCATGTTGATCTCGGTGCGTGAGCGACGGCGCGAGATCGGCCTGCGGCGCGCGGTGGGAGCGCTGCGCACCGACATCCGCAACCAGTTCCTGCTCGAGAGCGCGCTGGTCGCCTGCGGCGGCGGGTCGATCGGGATTGTCCTGGGAATGATTATCGCATTGATCGTATCGCTGGCCGGACTGCGCGCGGTTTCGCTTTCCTGGGGCGCGGCGGCGCTCGGGTTCGTGTTCTCGGCCTCGGTCGGACT